One window of the Leishmania panamensis strain MHOM/PA/94/PSC-1 chromosome 12 sequence genome contains the following:
- a CDS encoding hypothetical protein (TriTrypDB/GeneDB-style sysID: LpmP.12.0280) — protein MSRLAHTEQRAMSTLSASSIALAASSVSRRSKRLSYADADKVYGEKATTAPSWSLLQGPHTESSSTSVFTRGTTTYHASLRTRAQQRWLTLLLRLMRTPYVGALAMRVLEAAAYAAYVKGSVMLFTRRRVGPPVATATGPNSSCEIDMCKAHCKGDLSMVGTFSASSSLSPAGRPSAAASSSLPFSHGAPLREHALDCLYIGNSPIHSRGLFTARALPRGTRIIAEPRRSLLLAPHFATLLADTHEKLPDTWHYTQPTGCIVELVTQAQPHHLMNHSCAANVCSGLSHTFWEAATIAGKWQQQRLSRSSSTAGGGNERTEVPHSNVKGGRIRSGTKNRSSLSSPSSFVTQSHSADWRERLTLWSHFADANSFFVTRDIAAGEELTLDYSTRMAPLYAGELARALQSRSWLLCRCGQPFCRHYVYRPTPEVISFLRALHTGRCGQERSAQPPGQQSAPRMPDCAAPPSTMDVCDPLHVMAKLLELGFDDELVLLSYAASSADVVAYLYGQPLPSLQRPSLTQPRASFARRSLSSASALSAVQEGIDVEVRRVSKRQLLAEYRYVFRILNEAVPVRT, from the coding sequence ATGTCACGTCTCGCGCACACTGAACAACGTGCGATGTCGACCTTGTCCGCTTCGTCAATCGCCCTGGCTGCATCTTCGGTGTCTCGACGTTCAAAGCGGCTGAGCTACGCCGATGCAGATAAGGTCTACGGCGAGAAGGCCACGACAGCACCATCCTGGAGTCTGCTGCAGGGCCCTCACACTGAATCGAGCAGCACTTCCGTCTTCACCAGAGGTACCACCACCTACCATGCATCATTGCGCACCCGCGCGCAGCAACGCTGGCTGACGCTGCTTCTTAGGCTCATGCGTACACCATACGTCGGTGCGCTTGCGATGCGTGTGCTCGAGGCCGCAGCCTACGCCGCCTATGTAAAGGGGTCTGTTATGTTATTCACGCGTCGGCGTGTGGGGCCACCGGTGGCGACGGCCACGGGGCCGAACTCTTCTTGCGAGATCGACATGTGCAAGGCACACTGCAAGGGCGATCTCTCAATGGTGGGCACCTTCTCAGCGTCGTCGAGTCTCTCGCCTGCCGGCCGaccctccgccgctgcctcctcttcgctccccttctctcatggcgcaccgctgcgcgaGCACGCACTTGACTGTCTCTACATCGGCAACAGTCCGATTCACAGCAGAGGACTGTTCACGGCTCGCGCACTGCCGCGAGGCACCCGCATCATCGCTGAGCCGCGccgctccctcctcctcgccccacACTTTGCTACCCTTCTCGCTGATACACACGAGAAACTGCCGGACACATGGCACTACACCCAACCTACCGGGTGCATCGTGGAGCTGGTGACACAGGCGCAGCCGCATCATCTAATGAAccacagctgcgcagcgaACGTGTGCAGTGGACTCTCGCATACCTTCTGGGAGGCTGCCACGATTGCAGGtaagtggcagcagcagcgcttgtCGCGGAGCAGCTCCACTGCCGGTGGAGGCAATGAGCGTACGGAAGTTCCCCACAGCAACGTTAAGGGGGGAAGAATTCGTAGTGGCACGAAAAATCGTTCTTCGTTGTCATCGCCATCATCATTTGTCACCCAGTCGCACAGCGCAGACTGGCGTGAGCGGCTGACGCTGTGGTCACACTTTGCCGACGCGAACAGCTTTTTCGTGACTCGCGATATCGCGGCAGGCGAGGAGCTCACACTGGACTACAGCACTCGCATGGCCCCCCTCTACGCAGGGGAGTTGGCAcgcgcgctgcagtcgcgcaGCTGGTTGCTCTGCCGATGTGGACAACCATTCTGCCGCCATTATGTGTACCGCCCAACGCCGGAGGTCATATCCTTTCTGCGCGCGCTGCACACGGGACGGTGTGGACAAGAACGCAGCGCACAGCCACCAGGGCAGCAAAGCGCACCCCGGATGCCCGAttgtgctgcgccacctaGCACGATGGACGTGTGCGACCCCCTGCATGTCATGGCAAAGTTGCTCGAGCTCGGCTTTGATGATGAGCTTGTGCTACTGAGCTACGCCGCCAGCAGTGCGGATGTGGTGGCGTATCTTTACGGACAGCCACTGCCCTCACTGCAGAGGCCCTCACTAACTCAACCGCGAGCAT